Sequence from the Ectothiorhodospira sp. BSL-9 genome:
CGCGTCCACCACGCGAGCGCTCAGATCAGGATTGCCCCAGTAACCCCGCATGACGTTGTAGCCACGCACGCACAGCTCGCCCACCTCCCCCAGCGGCACGATGCGGCCCTCGCTGTCGATGATCTTGGCTTCCTGGTGCGGACGAATGGTGCCCACGGTGGACAACCGGTGCTCGATCGCATCGTCCACGTCGCTCATGAAGGAGATGGGGGATGATTCGGTCATGCCATAACCGATGGTCACTTCGGTCATGTGCATGCGGGTCATCACCTGGTCCATGGTGTCCGGAGGGCACGGGGCCCCCGCCATGATCCCGGTACGCAGCGTCGATAGATCGAAGTCCGAAAACTCCTCATGGTCCAGCATGGCCTTGAACATGGCCGGCACGCCATACAGGGCGGTGCAACCTTCCTTTTGCACTGCTTTCAGAGTGTCTAAGGGCTCGAAGGCCTCACCCGGGTAGATCATCGCGCCACCATGCGTCAGGCAGGCCATGTTGCCCATCACCAGACCGAAGCAGTGAAAAAGCGGCACCGGGATACACACGCGATCGTTTTCGCTCAACCGCAGCGTGCGGCCTACCGTTAGGCCATTGTTAATGATGTTGTGATGGGTCAGCGTGGTGCCAGCCGGTTCCCCACCCATGGCATTGCTGAACTGGATATTGGCCGGCGAATCGAAGTCCACCAAGACGCTCAGGGAGCGCACGCGTTCGAGGGTGTCAGGATTGGGCTCATGCAACAGCCCGGAAAAGTTGATCATCCCGGGCGCGGATTCCGATCCCACCCGGATCACCCGCTCCAAACTCGGCACGGCCTCACAGCGAAGTGCCACTTCGCCCGCGCTGGCGAGCTCCGGTAGGAGTTCGCTGACCATCTTCGGGTAATCGCTGGTCTTGAAATGATCCTGGATGATCAGTGCGCGCGCCTGCACCAGATTGAGGAACTGCTGTAACTCCGCCTTGCGAGCACCGGGATTAACGTTCACGGAAACCATACCGACCCGCGCGGCGGCGAGCATGGCTAGCGTCCACTCACTCCGATTCATCATCCAGATGGCCACCCTATCACCCGGTTCGAGGCTGAGATCCAGATAGGCGGCTGCCAGCGCGTCCACCTTGCGATCCAGCTCAGACCATGACCAGCGCACCCCTTGCTGGCAGTCCACCAGGGCCAGCCCCTCCGGCCATACACTGGCCAGGTGGCGGAGTTGCTCACCCACGGTAATGCCCCACAAGGGCTCGGTGCCTGCACCACACATATAACTAAGTCTCTGATCTGACATCAGGACTGACCTCCTGCCTTTGGTTTGGCGCCGGTTGTTCCCGGTCTGATTATGGGGGTTATTTGTAATAAGGTTATAGGCAATTTAGTTATCGTTTACGTCCACGTCAACCTTTTTTTGCTGTATTCTGTACGGGATTAATCAGCAGGTCGCTGACAGCCTCCCCTGAGCGCGCCAAACCAAGGCGTGGGGGCCCTCTTTGGCTGCAAGCAGACCAGATCCGATTACGAAAAAATCGCTGCAATGCAGCATAAAACAGTTCACCAGCCCCAGGTTTCACGTACAATGGGAACACTTTGGGTCTGTTCCTTATCGTTTCCCAGCCTAAGTGACGTTCACGTTTGCGGTATATACCCCAGCCCCCTCCCTAGGAGCGGCCGGCAGGAGCCGACGGAGGTTCATCCATGACTCAACCCCAGCCCGCCTTCAAGGAAACCGACGCCCACGGCACCACGTTCACGATCGGTGAACTGGCACGGGAATTCGGCATCACCACCCGCGCCATTCGTTTCTACGAAGATGAAGGCCTGCTCACGCCCTTGCGCGTGGGCACCAAACGCCTGTATCGCCGCAGGGATCGCGCACGCCTGAAGCTGATCCTTCGCGGCAAACGACTGGGATTCACGCTGGGCGAGATGCGCGAGGCGTTCAATCTCTACGACGATGCCCACGGCGAGTCCCGGCAATTGCGGTACTACCTGAATGTGCTTGACGAAAAGCGCGAGCATCTCCTCCGGCAACGGGAGGACCTGGAGGAGACCCTCAAGGAACTGGAGCACTCCTATGCTCACTGCCAGCAACTACTTTCAGCCCAGGAGAAGGAGAAGCAGGTCCAGAAAGCGGATACGGCAAGCCCCGACGGCATCGACATACCTGATGGCGGCAAACCCGATCTCAATACAGGGCCTTGATGACGCCATGAAAGACGAGGCCTTTCCGAAATACTCCCAGCTCGCCGCATAATTCCGTTTACGTTAACGTAATTTAATATTGACGTTTACGTGAACTGTATATACGCTTCTGGAAACCCACCAAAAGGATCATGCCATGAGCCACCACCCTACTCTCGACTTCGATTTGGGCGATGAAATCAACATGCTGCGTGACGCGGTGGCCGAGTTTGCCGCGGCTGAAATTGCACCACGAGCGGCTGAAATCGACCAAAACAACGAGTTCCCCCAGGATCTGTGGCCCAAGCTGGGCGAGATGGGGTTGCTGGGTATCACCGTCAGCGAAGAAGACGGGGGCAGCGGCATGGGCTATCTGGCCCATATGGTGGCGATGGAGGAGATCTCCCGCGCCTCAGCCTCGGTGGGACTCTCCTATGGTGCGCACTCCAATCTCTGCGTCAATCAGATCAAGCTCAACGGCAGCGAAGAACAGAAGCAGCGCTACCTGCCCAAACTGATCTCTGGCGAGCATGTGGGTGCTCTGGCCATGTCCGAGCCCGGCGCAGGCTCCGATGTAGTGGGCATGCGCCTGCGGGCCCGGCGCGAAGGCGATCACTACGTGCTCAATGGCAACAAGATGTGGATCACCAACGGCCCCGAGGCCAGCACCTATGTAGTCTATGCCAAGACCGATCCGGACGCGGGCCCAAAGGGCATCACGGCCTTCCTGATCGAAAAGGGTACCCCAGGCTTCTCTACTGCCCAGAAGCTGGACAAGCTGGGTATGCGCGGCTCGAACACCTGCGAACTGATTTTCGACCACTGCGAGGTGCCCGCGGAAAACATCATTGGACAGGAAGGTGAAGGGGTAAAGGTTCTCATGTCAGGGCTGGACTATGAGCGGGCGGTGCTGGCCGCCGGCCCGCTGGGGATCATGGCCGCCTGCCTGGATGTGGTCCTGCCCTACGTGCATGAACGCAAGCAATTCAATCAAGCCATCGGGGAATTCCAGCTGATGCAGAGCAAGCTAGCCGACATGTATGTAAGTCTGAATGCCTCCCGGGCCTATGTCTACAGCGTCGGTCGTGCCTGCGACCGGGGGCAGACCACGCGCAAGGATGCCGCTGGGGCCATCCTGTTTGCCGCCGAGAAGGCCACCTCCATGGCGCTGGAGGCCATCCAGTGCCTGGGTGGCAACGGCTACATCAATGAATACCCCACCGGTCGACTACTGCGCGATGCCAAGCTCTACGAAATCGGCGCAGGCACCTCCGAGATCCGGCGCATGCTGATCGGCCGGGAACTGTTCAAGGAAACCCGCTGAGGCCGTCCATGACCGCCTCCGCACGAGGCGGCCCCAGTGCGCCCGGCACACAATGAGCAAACTGGTGGGCAGGGAAACCGATGAGCGTCATTAAAAGCAAGATCAATACAAGATCCGAGGAGTTCGCCGCCAACCAAGCGGCCATGTCGGCCCTGGTGGAGGATTTGCGTCAGCGTGTGGCGCGCGTGAGCGCAGGCGGCAGTGAAGGCGCCCGTGAACGCCACCTGTCCCGCGGCAAATTACTGCCCCGGGAGCGCATAAGGGTGCTGCTGGACCCTGGCTCACCCTTCCTGGAAATTTCCCAGCTGGCCGCCTGCGGGTTGTACGGCGACGAAGTGCCCTCCGCAGGCGTTATCGCCGGCATCGGTCGGGTATCGGGTCGGGAATGCATGATTGTGGCCAATGATGCCACGGTCAAGGGCGGCACCTATTATCCCATCACAGTCAAGAAACACCTGCGGGCACAGGAAATCGCCCAGCAGAACCGCCTGCCCTGCATCTACCTGGTGGATTCCGGCGGAGCCAACCTACCCAATCAGGACGAGGTATTCCCAGACCGGGATCACTTTGGCCGCATCTTCTACAATCAGGCGGTCATGTCGTCCCAGGGCATCCCGCAGGTCGCGGTGGTCATGGGTTCCTGCACGGCAGGCGGCGCCTACGTGCCGGCGATGGCCGAGGAAAGCATCATCGTCAAGGAACAGGGCACCATCTTCCTGGCAGGACCGCCGCTGGTGAAGGCGGCCACCGGCGAGGTTGTCACCGCCGAGGAACTGGGGGGTGCCGATGTGCATGCCAAGATCTCGGGGGTGGCCGACCATTACGCCCTCAATGATGCCCATGCCCTGGGGCTGGCCCGTCGCTGCGTCAGTCGCCTCAATCGCCATAAGCAGGTCAGCCTCGACCTGCGACCCTCGCGGCCGCCCCGCTACAGCCCGGAAGAGATGGGCGGTATCATCCCCACCGACACCCGCAAACCCTTCGACGTCCGCGAGGTCATCGCGCGCATCGTCGACGGCTCCGAGCTAGACGAATTCAAGGCCTTGTACGGCACCACTCTGGTGTGCGGCTTCGCCCACATTCATGGGTACCCCGTGGGCATCGTGGCCAACAACGGCGTCCTCTTCTCCGAGTCTGCCCTCAAGGGGGCCCACTTCATCGAGATGTGCAGCCAACGCGGCATCCCCCTGGTGTTCCTGCAGAACATCACGGGCTTCATGGTGGGTCGCAAGTACGAGTCCGGTGGCATCGCCAAGGATGGTGCCAAGATGGTCACGGCGGTGGCCTGCGCCCGGGTGCCCAAGTTCACAGTCATCATCGGGGGCAGTTTCGGGGCAGGCAATTACGGGATGTGTGGACGCGCCTACTCACCGCGCTTCCTGTGGATGTGGCCCAACGCCCGCATCTCCGTGATGGGGGGCGAGCAAGCGGCGGGTGTGATGGCTCAGGTGAAGCGCGACACGCTGGAACGCCAGGGCAAGGCCTGGTCCAGTGAGGAGGAGGAGCGCTTCAAGGCCCCCATCCGTTCACAGTACGAGCACCAGGGACACCCCTACTATGCCACGGCACGCCTTTGGGACGATGGCGTCATTGACCCTGCGGACACCCGTATGGTGCTGGCGCTGGGGATCTCCGCCAGCCTCAACGCCCCCATCGAGGAGACCCGTTTCGGGCTCTTCCGCATGTGACCTGGAGAAAGATCATGGCGAACGATATGTTGCGGGTCCATGCCGAAGCCGGCGTGGCCACCATCACCCTGAACCGCCCCGAACGTCACAATGCCTTTGACGATGAGCTGATTCGGGAACTGACCGAGACCCTCGTGACGCTGGAGCAGGATCCTGAGGTCAGGGCCGTGGTGCTCACCGGCGCGGGCAAGAGCTTTTCCGCCGGTGCCGACATCCAGTGGATGAAGCGCATGGTCGAATATTCCGAAGAGGAAAACCATCGCGACGCCCTGGCCTTGGGTCAACTGATGGATACCCTCTATCGGCTCGACAAGCCCACCGTGGCAAGGGTCAACGGTGCCGCCATGGGCGGTGGCGTGGGCCTGGTGGCAGCCTGTGATATCGCCGTGGCAGTCCCCCGGGCCCGATTCTGCCTATCGGAGGTTCGCCTGGGCCTCATCCCAGCCACCATTTCCCCCTACGTGATCGACGCCATGGGCGAGCGCCACGCGCGGCGCTACTTCACCACGGCGGAAATGTTCGATGCGAGGCGTGCCAAGCAGATCGGCCTGGTGCACGAAATTGCCTCGGACGAGTCAGACCTGGACCACATGCTGGCGCAGCTTCTGGAACATCTGACTCGGAATGGCCCCCAGGCCATGTCCGCGGCCAAGGCGCTGGTGCGGGACGTGGCGGCCCATCCCATTAATTCCAGGCTGCTTGAGGATACCGCAGCCCGGATCGCCCGCATCCGCGTGAGCCGTGAAGGCCAGGAGGGGCTGGGCGCCTTTCTTGAAAAACGCCCGCCGATCTGGCCCACATCCGGCATGGCCTGAGAGGGCCCCTATCACCGCCTCTTTGTGAGGCGCCATGCGATTCACCTGACAGGGACTGGAGCATGTTCGACAAGATACTGATCGCCAACCGGGGGGAAATCGCCTGCCGGGTCGAGCGGACCTGCCGACGACTGGGGATCCGGACCGTAGCGGTTTACTCCGAGCCGGACAGCCAGGCCATGCACGTGAAGGCCTGTGACGAAGCCTGGCCCATCGGCCCCGCCGCGGCCCGGGAAAGCTACCTGAACCAGGCGCGGATCATCGAGGTGGCACGGGAAAGCGGCGCCCAGGCCATTCATCCGGGTTACGGTTTCCTCTCGGAGAATGCACATTTTGCCCGTGCCTGCCGGGATGCCGGCATCATCTTCATCGGCCCGCCCCCAGAGGCCATCGAGGCCATGGGCTCCAAGAGCGCCGCCAAGGCCATCATGGCGGAGGCAAACGTTCCCCTGGTTCCCGGCTATCATGGCGAGCATCAGTCCCCCCAGCACCTGTCCGAGGTGGCCGAGGAGATCGGGTATCCGGTTCTCATCAAGGCCTCTGCCGGTGGCGGCGGCAAGGGCATGCGTCGTGTGGACCGCCCCGAGGATCTTGGCGAGGCCCTCAAGGGAGCCCAGCGGGAAGCAGCAGCCGCCTTTGGCGACGCCCGCGTGCTCATCGAGAAGTACCTGCTGCAGCCACGCCACGTGGAAGTCCAGGTCTTCGCGGACACCCACGGCCAGGTGGTGCATCTGTTCGAACGGGACTGCTCGGTGCAACGACGCCATCAGAAGGTGATCGAGGAGGCCCCGGCGCCGGGCCTGGACGAGGTCCGCCGCCGGCATTTCGGGGAAACCGCAGTGGCCGCAGCCCGGGCCATCGGCTATGTGGGCGCAGGCACCGTGGAATTCATCATGGATGGCCGCGGCGACTTCTATTTCATGGAAATGAACACCCGGCTGCAAGTGGAACACCCGGTCACGGAAATGATCACGGGTCAGGATCTGGTGGCCTGGCAACTGCAGGTGGCCGCCGGCCAACCCCTGCCCTGCGAACAGTCGCGGCTGAGCTTCAACGGTCACGCCTTCGAGGCACGCATCTATGCCGAGGATGCCGACCGGGAGTTTCTGCCCGCCACTGGCGCGATCCGCCACCTGCGGACACCCGAGGAGTCACCCCATGTCCGCATCGACACCGGGGTGCAGGAGGGGGATGAAATCTCCGTGCATTACGATCCCATGATCGCCAAGCTGGTGGTCTGGGATCAGGATCGGGAAACCGCCCTCAACCGCCTGCAGACCGCATTGAGTGAGTTCATCGTTGTGGGCACCACCACCAATGTGAATTTCCTCGCCCGCCTGGCGGCTCACCCGGATTTTCGGG
This genomic interval carries:
- a CDS encoding MerR family DNA-binding transcriptional regulator, with product MTQPQPAFKETDAHGTTFTIGELAREFGITTRAIRFYEDEGLLTPLRVGTKRLYRRRDRARLKLILRGKRLGFTLGEMREAFNLYDDAHGESRQLRYYLNVLDEKREHLLRQREDLEETLKELEHSYAHCQQLLSAQEKEKQVQKADTASPDGIDIPDGGKPDLNTGP
- a CDS encoding AMP-binding protein, yielding MSDQRLSYMCGAGTEPLWGITVGEQLRHLASVWPEGLALVDCQQGVRWSWSELDRKVDALAAAYLDLSLEPGDRVAIWMMNRSEWTLAMLAAARVGMVSVNVNPGARKAELQQFLNLVQARALIIQDHFKTSDYPKMVSELLPELASAGEVALRCEAVPSLERVIRVGSESAPGMINFSGLLHEPNPDTLERVRSLSVLVDFDSPANIQFSNAMGGEPAGTTLTHHNIINNGLTVGRTLRLSENDRVCIPVPLFHCFGLVMGNMACLTHGGAMIYPGEAFEPLDTLKAVQKEGCTALYGVPAMFKAMLDHEEFSDFDLSTLRTGIMAGAPCPPDTMDQVMTRMHMTEVTIGYGMTESSPISFMSDVDDAIEHRLSTVGTIRPHQEAKIIDSEGRIVPLGEVGELCVRGYNVMRGYWGNPDLSARVVDAARWLHTGDLARLDEDGYCRIVGGVKDVIIRGGENIYPQEIEDYLRTHPQVRDAVVVGMPDERLGEVVCACVEIQHGEETLTAEMLQDYCREQIAHFKIPRYVRFYESFPGSTGRALKFMLRDESLTDLGLRDPGGWH
- a CDS encoding isovaleryl-CoA dehydrogenase; the encoded protein is MSHHPTLDFDLGDEINMLRDAVAEFAAAEIAPRAAEIDQNNEFPQDLWPKLGEMGLLGITVSEEDGGSGMGYLAHMVAMEEISRASASVGLSYGAHSNLCVNQIKLNGSEEQKQRYLPKLISGEHVGALAMSEPGAGSDVVGMRLRARREGDHYVLNGNKMWITNGPEASTYVVYAKTDPDAGPKGITAFLIEKGTPGFSTAQKLDKLGMRGSNTCELIFDHCEVPAENIIGQEGEGVKVLMSGLDYERAVLAAGPLGIMAACLDVVLPYVHERKQFNQAIGEFQLMQSKLADMYVSLNASRAYVYSVGRACDRGQTTRKDAAGAILFAAEKATSMALEAIQCLGGNGYINEYPTGRLLRDAKLYEIGAGTSEIRRMLIGRELFKETR
- a CDS encoding acetyl/propionyl/methylcrotonyl-CoA carboxylase subunit alpha yields the protein MFDKILIANRGEIACRVERTCRRLGIRTVAVYSEPDSQAMHVKACDEAWPIGPAAARESYLNQARIIEVARESGAQAIHPGYGFLSENAHFARACRDAGIIFIGPPPEAIEAMGSKSAAKAIMAEANVPLVPGYHGEHQSPQHLSEVAEEIGYPVLIKASAGGGGKGMRRVDRPEDLGEALKGAQREAAAAFGDARVLIEKYLLQPRHVEVQVFADTHGQVVHLFERDCSVQRRHQKVIEEAPAPGLDEVRRRHFGETAVAAARAIGYVGAGTVEFIMDGRGDFYFMEMNTRLQVEHPVTEMITGQDLVAWQLQVAAGQPLPCEQSRLSFNGHAFEARIYAEDADREFLPATGAIRHLRTPEESPHVRIDTGVQEGDEISVHYDPMIAKLVVWDQDRETALNRLQTALSEFIVVGTTTNVNFLARLAAHPDFRAARIDTGFIETHRDALLPAPREISPALLAAATLHELLRVDRENLERARTSADPYSPWHGTSGWQLNGDSHRTLHFLDTAQDLDLKVIAHYRDDGFLIEWAGHQHRARGHLHADGRLRMQLDGVHLDAWVLRDGQRLTAAMSSETRELMLHDPLAAGMDDEVKEGSLVAPMPGMVVAVNVEVGDHVYEGDALMVLEAMKMEYVVSAFNEGVVETVYFNEGDQVSEGSPLLAIRPGDAS
- a CDS encoding carboxyl transferase domain-containing protein, which translates into the protein MSVIKSKINTRSEEFAANQAAMSALVEDLRQRVARVSAGGSEGARERHLSRGKLLPRERIRVLLDPGSPFLEISQLAACGLYGDEVPSAGVIAGIGRVSGRECMIVANDATVKGGTYYPITVKKHLRAQEIAQQNRLPCIYLVDSGGANLPNQDEVFPDRDHFGRIFYNQAVMSSQGIPQVAVVMGSCTAGGAYVPAMAEESIIVKEQGTIFLAGPPLVKAATGEVVTAEELGGADVHAKISGVADHYALNDAHALGLARRCVSRLNRHKQVSLDLRPSRPPRYSPEEMGGIIPTDTRKPFDVREVIARIVDGSELDEFKALYGTTLVCGFAHIHGYPVGIVANNGVLFSESALKGAHFIEMCSQRGIPLVFLQNITGFMVGRKYESGGIAKDGAKMVTAVACARVPKFTVIIGGSFGAGNYGMCGRAYSPRFLWMWPNARISVMGGEQAAGVMAQVKRDTLERQGKAWSSEEEERFKAPIRSQYEHQGHPYYATARLWDDGVIDPADTRMVLALGISASLNAPIEETRFGLFRM
- a CDS encoding enoyl-CoA hydratase/isomerase family protein — protein: MANDMLRVHAEAGVATITLNRPERHNAFDDELIRELTETLVTLEQDPEVRAVVLTGAGKSFSAGADIQWMKRMVEYSEEENHRDALALGQLMDTLYRLDKPTVARVNGAAMGGGVGLVAACDIAVAVPRARFCLSEVRLGLIPATISPYVIDAMGERHARRYFTTAEMFDARRAKQIGLVHEIASDESDLDHMLAQLLEHLTRNGPQAMSAAKALVRDVAAHPINSRLLEDTAARIARIRVSREGQEGLGAFLEKRPPIWPTSGMA